Within Thermodesulfobacteriota bacterium, the genomic segment ATTGAGAGGATGGCCCTCCGGTTAAGAGAGAAGGAGGAGTGGTCCTATGGGTAAGCCCAAACTTCAGATCATCGCCCTCTTTCAAAACCTGGGAGACAAGCAGACCTACTTTGCCAGCTCCCCAGCCCCTCCTTTATCCGGTGCTCTTGTGGCTGGATTGACGCCCCCGATCGTCGAGGTGGAGCTCCTCCATGAGATGGTTCGGCCGATAGACTACAACACAGACGCAGACTTCATCGCCTTAAGTTTCATGGACTTCTGCGCTCCCCATGCCTATGAGGTTGCTGCAAAGTTCAGGAAGCGAGGGAAAATCGTCGTAGCGGGCGGGAGATATCCCTCTACCTTCCCCGGGGAAGTGATCCCTCATATGGATGCCGTCGTCGTTGGCGAAGCGGAGCGTATGTGGCCTCAAGTGGTTGAGGATATGGTCAAAGGGAAGCTGAAGAAGGTCTATGAGGCGCCCTTTGCCCCTTCGCTCGAGAACATCCCTCCTCCCCGTTACGACCTCGTCGAGCCGCAGTTCGCCGTCCCCATCGTGACCGAAGCGACTCGAGGCTGCAAATACAGGTGCAGTTTCTGCCAGCTCACCGTCAAACCCGCTCCCTTTCGATGCCGGCCGGTCGAGGATGTCATCCGAGATCTTCGGGCGTCAGAGAATCTCCCTTTCTATAAGCGGAAGATGGCGATGCTCCTCGATAACAATTTCGGGGCGGATATGGGTTATGCCAAAGAGCTCCTGAGGGAGATCGCCAAGCTGAAATTTTGGGGCATCGGAGTCCAATTCAGTTTCGATTGTCTCCAAGACGATGAGTTCGTCGAACTGCTCCACGAGGCGCGATGTGGGATGGCCTTCATTGGGTTGGAGTCGTTAAACGAACCCAGCCTCTCTGCCGTCCATAAGAAACAGAACAAAGTCCAGGAGTACCAAGAGCTCTTCCGGAAGCTTAAGGAGCGAGGAATTCTGACCTTCACCGGTTTGATGGTCGCCCTCGAGGAAGACACGCCCGAGTATTACAGGACCCTGCCCGAAAAACTGGACGAGATTGACCCAAGTGCCATTTTGACTTCGATTGCGATCCCTATTCCGGGGACGCCGTTTCACAAGCAGGTGGAAGAGGAAGGCCGAATATTCGACCGAGACCTTTCCCATTACGATGGGGACCACCTCGTTTTTAAACCCAAGCATGTTTCGCCGGAAGAGGTCTTCGAAGCCTACCGGAAAATCAACAGACATTTCTATTCCTGGAAGAATATCCTTAAACGCTGGTGGCGATTTATCAGAACGATGTCGCAAAGGGGAAACCATCTCTGGCGTCTGTTTCGCTCCCTGGTCCTCTCTTTTGCCTTCTTCAAGTTATCCACCTTCCAACGAGGTCATGCCCGGAAGAGGGTTTACCCGATCGTTTTTGAAAAAGGGGCGGCCTCTTTTCGGGAAAATTAAAGACCTCCCTTCCTGTGGGTTAAGCATTTCAAAACCGAATTGTTCCTTATTATGGGAAAGAGGAGAACATCAAGAAAGCCTTTTGTTGGCCCTAATCTTTCTGACCGCTGCTGTTTTATTTTGGGTCAATGTGGGGAGGACATGGAGGAATTTCAGGATTGGGTGAAAAAGGGGGACTCGTAAGCCGAGGGCGACCCCTTGAACGGAGTAGGAGAAGAGGGTTAAAATGGAGTCCATCAACCTTGTTCCGGACCGAAGATTGGCCTCCTCTGCCCTGATCCGTCGCATCCATGATCATATCGACGAGAACTTCACCGAACATCTCGAACGATGCAGGGCTTTCCTCCGGCAAAAGAGCGTCTCTGCGACGGGCGAGGGGATTCGAGAGACCGCCCGGATCGTCAGAGAATTTATCCGCGAGATCGGAGGTGAAGCGGAATTCCACGGGGACGAAGACTTCCCAATCGTCCTCGGCCGGGTGAATACCGGAAGTCCCCGCACCTTGATCATCTATGGCATGTACGATGTCCAGCCGGCCGAGGAGGAAAAATGGACCTCCCCTCCTTTTGGCGCCGAAATTAAAACCCTACCCAATCTCGGACCCTGCGTCATCGCCCGGGGAGCGGTCAATTCGAAAGGGGCCCTTGCCGGGCTTTTCAATGCCCTCAAGAGTATCGTGGAATCGGATCGCCTCCCACTCAACCTCCTCTTCACCATCGAGGGAGAGGAGGAGATCGGAAGCCCCCACTTCGAGCCCTTCATTCGAGAACATCGGAACGAACTCAAGGGAATCGGGGCCGTAGACTTCGACTTCAACGAGGATTCGAACCGAAAGGTCTCCCTCCACCTCGGCCTCAAGGGAATTGTCTACCTCGATCTCATCTGCAGAGGGGGAAAGAAAGGGGGACCCACCGAATCGATTCACGGCTCGGTCAGCGCTTGGATCGCCTCTCCGGTCTGGCGGCTCGTCCACGCTTTGGCTACCCTCGTGGACGATTCCGAGAGGATTACCATCGAAGGGTTTTATGAGAACGTCGCCCCTCTCACCGCCACAGATCTCGATCTTTTAAAGAGACTGGCAGAGTCCTTCGACGAAAGGGCCTTTCTAAGGGAGATGAAGGCCCTCTCGTTCAAATATCGGTTGAAGGGGGT encodes:
- a CDS encoding B12-binding domain-containing radical SAM protein, with amino-acid sequence MGKPKLQIIALFQNLGDKQTYFASSPAPPLSGALVAGLTPPIVEVELLHEMVRPIDYNTDADFIALSFMDFCAPHAYEVAAKFRKRGKIVVAGGRYPSTFPGEVIPHMDAVVVGEAERMWPQVVEDMVKGKLKKVYEAPFAPSLENIPPPRYDLVEPQFAVPIVTEATRGCKYRCSFCQLTVKPAPFRCRPVEDVIRDLRASENLPFYKRKMAMLLDNNFGADMGYAKELLREIAKLKFWGIGVQFSFDCLQDDEFVELLHEARCGMAFIGLESLNEPSLSAVHKKQNKVQEYQELFRKLKERGILTFTGLMVALEEDTPEYYRTLPEKLDEIDPSAILTSIAIPIPGTPFHKQVEEEGRIFDRDLSHYDGDHLVFKPKHVSPEEVFEAYRKINRHFYSWKNILKRWWRFIRTMSQRGNHLWRLFRSLVLSFAFFKLSTFQRGHARKRVYPIVFEKGAASFREN
- a CDS encoding M20/M25/M40 family metallo-hydrolase; translated protein: MESINLVPDRRLASSALIRRIHDHIDENFTEHLERCRAFLRQKSVSATGEGIRETARIVREFIREIGGEAEFHGDEDFPIVLGRVNTGSPRTLIIYGMYDVQPAEEEKWTSPPFGAEIKTLPNLGPCVIARGAVNSKGALAGLFNALKSIVESDRLPLNLLFTIEGEEEIGSPHFEPFIREHRNELKGIGAVDFDFNEDSNRKVSLHLGLKGIVYLDLICRGGKKGGPTESIHGSVSAWIASPVWRLVHALATLVDDSERITIEGFYENVAPLTATDLDLLKRLAESFDERAFLREMKALSFKYRLKGVDLLRKGLFDPIINIDGIHAGYYGKGTKTVLPRSAVAKLDIRFGPNMEPEEVIEKFKRHLIQKGFDDIDVIVRDNYTWSKTDFHETLVQKFIATYKAFGRDPEIWPMATWAAPYFVFSRILRIPVVSGGLGHGGRQHSSDEYMTIEGLRDFEKFVATFLYQLSE